The Methanothermobacter sp. genomic sequence TCCTCATGGGGGGGTTATCAGGGTTTCTCTCAAGGAGAACGACCCTTTTGAGTGTGGTAGAATCCCTTATTCTCCCCCCGAAGAGCATTCCAACATCTGCGACCCCCCTGGATCTGGCATCCAGTTTCACAGATTCCAGGAGGGGGGAGTACTCCTTCCACACAGTCCCTATATCGTCCCGGATGTAGGAGTTCTTCTCGGATGCATAAACGAGGACTCCGTTCTCAAGGAGGCGGATGAAGAACCAGTCATCTGAGACATAACTGTAGGCCTCATCTAGGAGTAGACCGTAGGTGAGGGTCGTCTTACCTGTACCCGGCGGCCCTATGATCGCAAGTCCAGCCCCTTCACGGTCGAGGGCTGAGCCATGTACCGAGTAGCGGCGGTGCTCTGAATGGTACTCCTCAAAGAAGTCTGCAACCGCTGCAAGGGCTATGCTCTTAACCCAGCCATAGTAGTCACAGTTTCTGATTATGACTGTCTTTGAATTTGCCTCGTAGAGAACCTCCAGGTCACCACCATCTGACACAGCGAATACCTTTGCATGGGGCCTCACATCTTCGCTCATGAATCTGAAGTTGTCCTCCCACTCCTCCTTAAATGACACGTCATCTGTGAGGAGCTTGACACAGGCCCCATGGAGGCTGGCCTTCCTCTCAAAGAGTCTGAGTCTGGAGAGTTCAGCCAGGAATTCATCCTTTTCCCCGGGCGTTATGAGCCTGACGCTGTACATAGTATCCCATTTTCAGGGGTGGTGGGTTGATGATGGCGAATCCACCATCTGCCAGCTTATTTCTCGATTATGGTCTCTTTTATGGCCATACCGAAGTGCCTTGCAGAGTCCTCAAAGTAGACAAGGACCTTATCACCCTCACTGAGCTCACTCACAGATACAGGTTCACCCCTATCATTCACCAGCCTTATTGTCTCGGCGTTCTGCAGGAGGGTCCTCACCTTCACGCCCTCATACTCTGCCTCAACAAGTATCAGGGGCCTCTTCTCAATCTTAACCCTTCCAACAACCGCGGTCCTCGACCTCCCATTCCGGTCAACGATGAGGACCTCATCCCCGGTTTCAAGTTCAGAGAGGTACTTTGTCCTGCCACCGGGTATCATGACGTAGGCCTGTACAGGTCCGGCGTTCACTCGGAAGGGCCTTGAGGCCACATATTCGCTTTCAAGGGACTCACTGTGCACCAGGAAGAGACCCTGTGAGTAGCTGCCCACCAGCATACCCTCACCGACGTCCATCATTGAGCAGGTGTCCACGCAGACCCTGTCACCGGAGCCCAGGGGCTCAACCCTGGTGACGGTGGCGGGCTTGAGTTCATAGGTTTCACTTTCGATCTCCTCGAGGAGCTCTGCTATGGCCTTTATCTGTGAGATGTCCGCGGGTTCTATGAGGACACCGTCGGTTCCGTGTTCAAGGGTTTCAAGGGCAACCCTCGCCTCATCGGCATCTGCAACCGCAGCCACAAGTTTAACGTCCTCGTCCTGGAGATCTGCTATTATGTTCTCAAGGGGGATGATCTTCCAGTCCTCACCAACGAGTATGAGGTAGTCCACGATGCGGCCCAGTTTCCTTGCGAGTTCCTCGTGGGCCTTGCTCCTTATCTCAACGTAGGCCGCAACCTCTTTACCCCCGGATTTAAGCTCAGCTGCCATTTCAAGGTCCCTTGAGTAATCAAGGGTCTCGGGGAGTTCCAGGGTTCCATCGCCCTCCCCATCCTTTCCGATGAGTACTATGTCCGCCTCCTCCTCAGGGGATATGAGGGTGAGGTTTCCAAGTTTCTTTATCCTATCTGTATCGGAGGTGTCCACGATGTGGTCTATCCCTGATTCGAGGGCTGCTGTTATGAAGGCCTTCTTCTCATCCCAGTAGGTGTCAGGGGCCATCAGCCATGCGAATTTCATCTCAGTCGCCACCCCTGAGTATCCTGACGGCATCCTCAACTTCAAGGCCATCATGGACGATACCTGCAATGGCCCGGGTCATATCTGCCGGTGAATCAGCCTGGAAGATGTTCCTTCCAATGGCTACACCGGCACCACCTGCATCAACGGAGTCCCTGACCATCTGGAGGAGTTCATCCTCTGTTTCAATCTTTGGGCCCCCTGCTATCACCACAGGGACAGGGCAGCCCTTCACAACCTCCCTGAAGGTGTCAGGGTCACCGGTGTAGTTGGTCTTTATTATATCTGCACCCAGTTCTGCACCTGCACGCGCTGCAAGTTTAACAACCTCAGGGTCGTGCTCGTCCTTTATCTTCTCACCCCGGGGGTACATCATGGCTATGAGTGGCATTCCCCAGTCGTCACAGATCTCGGCCACGGTACCGAGCTTTATGAGCATTTCGGGTTCCCTCTCGGATCCCACGTTAACATGGACAGAGACGGCATCGGCGCCCAGCTTGAGGGCCTTCTCAACCGAGGTGACAAGCACCTTATGGTTGGGGTCAGGGCCGAGGCCCGTGCTTGCGGATAGGTGTATTATGAGGCCGATATCCCTCCCGTACCCCCTGTGTCCGCTCCTCACCATCCCCTTGTGCATGAGGACGGCGTTGGCTCCGCCACTTGCCACCTCATCAATGGTCCCAGCCATGTCTATTATCCCCTTAACGGGTCCAATTGAGACTCCATGGTCAAGGGGTACTATGACAGTCCTGTCGGTCTTCCTGTTGATTATCCTCTCAATTCTAATCTTTTTGCCTATCATGGGCACCCTCCTTGTAGATTTTACTGGACCAGAGTTTAAATTCCCTGAGCCTTGGTGGGATTCCAGCATCCCCACTTGACTCAAGCCATCCATACCCTGAGGTGAATGACTCTTCGGTGATGGATGAGCATACAAAGTCCAGGAGGCCCCGGTTCCTTATGATGGAGACCCCTGGTTTGAGTGTGGATGACCATATGAAGTACACCTTGAAGGTTGTATCTGGATGGTAACCCCCTCCAAGGTCAACGCTGAGCACATCACAGGATTCAATCATACTGCAGACCTCTTCAAGGGTTTCATGGAGGCGAACATCGCCTGATATGAATTCAACGTTATCCCTCTCCCTGCTGAGGGTCTCCATAACATCAACCGCCTCGGGACTGTTATCAACCGCCACAACCCTGCCACCCGGCACGAGGTCAGATATTATTCGTGTTGAGTTTCCTATGTGGCACCCCAGTTCAACAACGGTATCCCCTGGTCTCAGGACCTCCCTGAGGACGTCCCGGTAGATGTTTATATCATATACCAGTCTTATCATGGCCTCACCTGACTATTCCCTTCAAACCATTCCTCAGGGGATTCCCTGATGTAAGATGGAACAGTGATTAATATAATCTTTTAATTTAAAGTATTTTCCCCCTAAATCCACAGATCTGTTCATTATCACCCCTAAAACTCCATATGGTCGCCTACCACTCATCAGCATCACAGAAACCTTGCACCTGAAAAGTCAATTCCATACACATCATCCCCTCCGGCATCGGGGTCTTCTGACAGGGCGAATACAGTGTTACCCAGCATCGCCATGGATGCCCCCAGTGTCCCCTCAGAGAGGGCCTCCATGGGTTCTCTGAGTTCAGGGGTTATGAGTGAGGTTCCCGTGGCAAACTCACGGGAGAGTTCCATGAAGGTATGTGGTGTCGGCTCCCTGAGGAGCCTCCGGATCATCCCGGCGCCCATCCGGTTTATCGCCCCAACCTTTGCTTCGTCACCGATGACCGATGCCGTGTCAAGCTCCCCCAGGGTCTCTGTTAAGACATAGAGGCCCCTTTCAGTGATCCTGTCTGTCCTCCCGTATCCAGGTGGACCCTCCCTGGTTCTTATGACTATCCCGCCGGTCATCTCGGCTATCAGGTCCCCCAGTCCTGTTCCAAGTTCCACCTCGGCCCTGTGGGCCACTGAACCTGCAGTGTTGACCGTGATGGGGAGTTCAAGTTCCCTTGTGGCTGCAAGGACGCTCCCCAGGGCGCAGGCAGCTGATACCCCAAAACCACACCCTATGGGGACATCGACCCTGTGGTGTATGCTCACACCCTCCCTGAATCCTGTGATTTCCCTGAGGATTTCAAGGGAACGCAGGCTAACTGATTCCCCGTCTTCTCTTTTTCCGTTGACCCTTACAACTGTTTTATCTTCGGAACTCCTGACCTTTATGGAGGTTTCAACTCCCCGGTCAAGGACGACCCCTGCACCCCTGGAACCTGTTCTCAGGGGATCATCGGCCCTTACAACCTCAAAGAATCCGGTTATATGTGCTGGGACAAAGACGGTGGGCTTCATTTAAATACTTCCCTGGACATACTCTAACTGTTCACTTATATTGTAACATAAATATAATGATTTTTAAGGAGGACCTGCCATTAGAAAGAGGATTGATCTTCACACCCACAGCCTCCTGAGTGACGGTGAGCTCCTGCCATCTGAACTTGCAAGGAGGGCATGTGTCCTGGGACATGAGGCCATAGCCATCACGGACCACATCGACGCCTCGAATATAAACACCATAACATCCCTAATAGACGCGGTTGAGGATATCGGAGATAACTGGGACATCAGTGTCATCCCGGGGGCTGAGATAACACATGCACCTGTTGAGATAATTGAAAAGCTTGCAGTGAGGGCAAGGGGCCTGGGGGCTGAGATTATTGTTGTGCACGGGGAAACAATAGTTGAACCTGTGATTCCCGGCACCAATCATGCGGCTGTGAGCTGCCCGGAGGTTGATATACTGGCCCACCCTGGCCTCATAACGGTGGATGATGCTGAACTTGCCCGTGAGAATGGGGTTACGCTTGAGATAAGCGCAAGGAAGGGGCACTGCCTTGGCAACGGGCATGTTGCCCGTGTTGCCCGTGAGGTGGGGGTTCCGGTTGTCATTGACACTGACACCCATGCACCGGGTGATCTACTTGACTATGACACGGCACGCCGCGTTGGTCTTGGAGCTGGGCTCAATGAATCAGAGGTTGAGGAGGCCCTTGTTAAAAACCCCAGAAAGCTTCTTAAGGGTAATGGCATTATATAAGCTGTTATTTTTAATAGAATTTTCTGAGATTTTCATTTTTCAGCACTGGAAAAACGCGTGAATGATTGTAAGCCATTTAAGGGATTAAAAACGGATCTAAAAAAGAATTTAATAAGTGAATTTTTAATGTGTCTTCACCTTCGCCCGTTCTGAACTTCAGGGTCCACATTTTGTGGGGGGGGGGGGAATCCACCAGTGCTGCAGCGGGCACCACGAGGGTGTACCACCTGTTTCCGGAGAGCCTTGATAGGGGTTTCACATTGAGGGTGTTGCCGCTCACCCACTTTTTAATCCTCACTGTTTTCCCTAACTGGTCCCTGAGTGTTATACTCTTCCAGTATCTGCCCGGTTTTATTTGAGAGGAGAATGTAACACTGATGATGGGCCTTCTTGTAGTCATACCCCCCATCTGGAATTGCTTGAGGTTACACTGGGCCCGTTTTCCGTGTATCTCTGGAGGCCGTCAAGTGCTTTTACCAGGAGATCAGCGTCGCTGAGTTTCCTTGAGTAGGTGTCATGGAAGCATGTCTCATAGATCACAGTATTGTAACCCTGTGATGCTATAAGTATTATAACATACTGGGGGCTTGTTGTTTTGGGGACTGTAGATCTTCAGAGAATTCATGCGGGCTATTATCTGGTCAGTGTAGTTGATGGTTGCGGTGTTCTCTGATATTATGTACGGGAATCTTGGGTAGGCGTATACACTGTCATGGTAGTGGTTCTCATGGCAGTCTATGACAAGCATGGGGTTCTCGTTCTTTATATAGGCACTAAGAAGTCCCTTGCAAGGAGCTGGCCGTTCATACGACCCTTTGAGTAATCCTGCACGTCCTGGGTTACGTGGACACTGTAGAGAAGATACCTCTTTGTGAGGTTTGATGTCTGGATCTTCTCTCTCACTGCGCTTTGTATACCTGAATCCTGGGGGTGGACGCCTATGATGACTGCAATGGTTTCATTTGAGTTGAGGTCTCTGTAGTAATCCTTTTCAACATAGCCATAGGTCCTGTTTCCAAGTTACACGGCCTGTGAGGATCCCATGAGGGCAAAGGCCATTACAACAATTAAAAGTTTCCTAAATGCTTCATACTGATCAATGGAACTCATCTAAAATATGTCAAACATATAATGTATGATTGGTATGTTAATAGAGTCAAAATGGCAACATGATCTAGATCCTCCATCAAAGTATGAGATAAGGAATTCTTTTTGATATTGGATCCAATCTTGAATACTGTATTACTTCTGTAAGCGTTCTGGTGGCAGTCTATGAGAAGCAGGGTTTATCGTAAGTCCCTGGAGTATCTGCCATCATTTGTCAATGGAGAACTCATTGCATTACTTGTAACGCGTGGTAAAGGATGAATTACATTTATTCTTCCATAGACAATTTACAGCCTTAGAACTCCAGATCTGCCCTGAATATACTTATCGAGGGAGCTAATGTTATCTTACAGTAACCTTATGATATCACGGAGGGACAGTTGAAGTAGAATCAAATGCGATAAAAAGAATGATAGGTTATAAGAACACATTTCCAATTGTGCACTTGGAGTTACAATAAGTCTTAATAATTTGATGCCAATAAATAACAAAAACTTTATATCCCCTTCAGAATAAAATAACTCATTGTAACTAATACCATGATGGAGGAAAAAGCCAAAATGAGAAAACTCAGCACATGGAAACTGAAGCTAAGGATGTTCTTGGCAACAGCACTTTTATTTGGTATAATCTACGCCATACTCATAGCAATAGGGGCCCTAATGGGATTCGGCGGACCACTCTTCTATGCCCTGCTTGGTTTTGGCATAGTGTTCCTTCAGTACCTCCTATCCCCCAAGATAGTGGAACTCACAATGAACGTCCACTACGTCAGCGAGGCCGAGGCCCCCAGACTCCACGCCATGGTGGATGAACTTGCAAGGAATGCAGGAATACCCAAACCCAGGGTTGGAATTGCAGAGATTGCAGTGCCCAACGCCTTTGCATTTGGGAGAACAAAATCAGACGGCAGGGTATGTGTAACAAGGGGCATACTGAACCTCCTTGATGAGGAGGAACTCCGGGCCGTCCTTGGACACGAGATATCCCACATAAAGCACAGTGACATGATAGTCATGACCCTTGTGAGCGCGGTTCCACTCATCTGCTACTACATATTCTGGAGCACAGTATACAGCAGGGACGACGATGCAACTCTCCTTGGAATCGCGGCACTCATAGCCTACTTCCTTGGCCAGCTGATAGTCCTCTTCATATCAAGGACAAGGGAGTACTACGCGGACCAGGGCAGCGTAGAGATCGGTGGCCAGCCACACAAACTTGCAAGTGCGCTCTACAAACTGGTTTATGGCTCCGCTGCATTTGACAGGGATGAGCTGAAGCAGGTTGAGGGTGTTAAGGCATTCTTCCTTAACGATGTATCCGATGCCAGAAATGAGATAAATGATCTCAGGCAGCTTGACATTGACATGGACGGCACCATAAGCATGGCTGAGCTTCAGAGAGTGAAGTACAGTGGAGTAAAGGTTGGAGTTGGTGCAAGAATACTTGAACTTCTCTCAACACACCCAAACATGCTCAGGAGGATTAAGAGGCTCTCTGAGTTCACCTGATTTTTTATCTAGAATTCAATTTTTTGTGATATGATCGATTCTTTTTGGAGTGTATTGGCTCTGAACATATTCAGAATCCTCTGATTAAAAAATCTGATTCAGCAATGAGGCAGACATTCAACACTTCACAGATCCCTATGAGTTTCTTCATCAGTATCATCGTTCCAGGCAGTAGAAAACGTAGAAATAGGGACGAAGTGTGCGGGTTTTCAGTACTCCTTCACAACACCCACAATGGCCGACCTTGGAACCCATGTGTTGAGGGGCGTCCTCACGATGACCGATGTTGGTGTGTAGATGCGCTCAACCTTCTTGTTGTCGCTCATGAGGTACACCCTGGTGGGCTCTATCTTACCGACCCTCTTCACGATGAGGCCATACTCCGGGTGCTTGGCTATAACTATGTCCCCCACCTTGTAGTCGTCTGTTTTGAGCACTATGAGTTCCTGCCCATCCCTGAGCGTCGGGTACATGGAGTCACCGCTCACAACGGCTGGCATGGGGAGCTGGTCAACACCGAACTGGGACTCAATGGTCACATCCACCTTACTGTAGCCGTAACTCCTTGCTATCTCTGTGACATTAGCCTTTATTGTTTCAACGGTACTGTCAGGGTCATTTATAACGTCCGCTATGTATTCGCCGATCTTCTGCTCCATCTCAGGAGGAGTTTTCTGGAAGAATATGGTGTCTGCCTCAACCGTGATGTTAACCCCGTCAGTCTTTATTTTGATATCAACTGAATGGGCCTTCTCATTATAGTAAAATGCACCTGCAAAGGCAATGAAAAGCACTGCAAGGATAATCGGAACTTTCCTCATCTTCAATCCTCCGGCATGAGTTCATCAATCATTCTTCTGGTGATATGGACGTCCATCTGTCCCGGTGCTGTTGAACGATCCGCTGATGCAAAGGTTATTGGGGCACCGAAGAGGGCGGCTGCAACCCTAGTGTATTTCCCTGCTTCCCCCATGGATATTGCTATTGTGTTATCCTCCACCGAGAGCAGCTGAAGAACAACAAGGGTGTCCGCCATGTTCTGGGGCATAACCGCCACCTTTGCAATGTCTCCGAATTCCTTCTCCATACGGACTATCCGCAGGAGGGCCTCCAGTGAGGGTGTTCCCGTGAAGTCATGGTATGATATGATGCTTCTACTGGCAACTGCAGTGACGCTCTTTATGTAATCCGGCTCCGTGCTGAGTTCAACATCAACATAGGGGGCCACCTCGGCAGCGGACCTTAGGAGTTCTATCCTTTCAGTTTCAGTGCCACTGAAGTGGCCTCCCTCCTCCGGGGATCTGTTTGTTGCTATTAAAGGAAAGTCAATATCTTCTATAACCCTTTTCACTTCAGCCTCGGATACACCTTTGAGGGCGTCTATTCTGAGCTCCAGGATATCGGCCCCTGCATCTATGGCCCTTTCTGAGGATTTGATAGCAGCTTCATATGTCCTCTCAAATATGGGAACACAAATCCTGGTTTCCATTTAATTATTTCTCCTTAAGTTTGTGGAGTTTCGAGAACCAATAATTTACATTAACCTCTATATGTTATTTCTGGTAATTAAATTTTGTATTGTTTGGGTGCTTCTTATTCCCATCATACGAGACAGCACTCAGTAACCTCCACACTCCACATGGTTCTGCTGTAACCTATTTGTTTCTGCACTTTGAATGGGGTGAAGGTGAAGGGTGCGGTGTTCTGCTGTAACCTATTTGTTTCTGCACTTTGAATGGGGTGAAGGTGAAGGGTGCGGTGTTCTGCTGTAACCTATTTATTCCCGCACCTCAAATTAGGTATAAGGTGATTGATTTGAGGATAACTTCCATAGGTGCAGATATATCAGATAATGATACAAGCTGCAGCAGGGAACTTATAAATGCACTGGAGGCCTCGATACCGGGCCTCCTTGATGCGGGTGCAGAGAGCGCAGCACTTACAAACATAACAGGCGACGATGTGGTTATAAGTGCATTTGTAGAGGATGATATGCTGGAGGACGTGAACAGGGCAATAGTTGAGATACTCAGGGACTCATCAGAGAGCCTCGGTGACCTTGAGGGGATATCAGATGAACCTGATGGTGCAGGTGAGGGCATATCATATGCAGAGGCACTTGTGAGGCAGGATCGTTACCCTGATGCGGTTATACTGGCATTTGACACCTATGGTGGTGAGGACTTCGTGGCTGATGTTGCAAATTCAGCCATACAGGCTGCCGGGGGAATGACTGGCGTTACAGATGTGAGCCAGGAGATCAAACCAGGGGTTCGCAGGATTCCAGGAGTGGGTTACGTTTCGGATAAGACCGATGATCCGGTCGTTGTGGCAACGATAGAGGATATGGAGAGTGTTGGGGTAGTGGCAGGGGCAATGCTGGGGGCAGCCCTTGGCCACAAGAACGTGTACCTTGTAAGGAGGGGTTCACCTTCACATGTGATACCTGGAAGTGTAATAGTCTCTGCAACTGCATTCCTCAACGGGAACCTCATCGACCTCTCGGTGCCATTTGAGGAGAGAACCAGAATACTGATGGTCTAAACATGTGCCTCATGGATCCGATGATCTGGAATTGAGGCTTTCAGGTCAACTGGCTAGGTCGACTGATCACCAAGTATTTTAGATTTCATCAACATAGTATTGAGGGGATTTATCATGATACTGCTTGATGAGGATACAAGATGCCTGGTTCAGGGCATAACAGGTAAACAGGGATCATTCCATACGAAACAGATGCTTGAATATGGAACAAGGGTAGTGGCCGGTGTAACACCAGGTAAGGGTGGACAGGAGTTCCTTGGCCTCGGCGTGTACAACTCCGTTGAGGAGGTCAAGGAGGATATGGACGTCAATGCATCCATAATATTCGTACCTGCGCCCTTTGCCAAGGACGCGGCCTTTGAATCCATAAAGCACCTTGACCTTGTAGTTATAATAACAGAGCACATACCTGTCCACGACTCGATGCAGATAATGGAATACGCTGAAAGGATGGGTAAAACCGTTGTAGGGCCCAACACCCCTGGTATAATAACTCCCGGTGTTGGTAAACTGGGTATAATGCCCACAAACATCTTCAAAGAGGGCAATATAGGCATAGTCTCAAGGAGCGGAACACTCACCTATGAATTCGCTGCCCAGCTCACGGATGCTGGTTTTGGCCAGAGCACCTGTGTGGGGATAGGTGGAGACCCTGTAACGGGCCTTGGATTTGTGGATGTCCTTGAGAGGTTTGAGGAGGATCCCCAGACAGACGCAGTTGTCCTAATAGGTGAAATAGGGGGAGACGCAGAGGAGAGGGCCGCAGAGTACATAGGTGACCACATGTCAAAGCCGGTCTTTGCCTTCATCTCAGGTTCAACTGCACCTCCAGGCAAGAGGATGGGGCATGCAGGGGCCATCATAGAGGGCAGTTCAGGAACAGCTAAGAGTAAAAGGGAGGCCCTTGAAGCCGCAGGTGCAGTGGTTGTTGACAGGCCATCAGCCATAGTCAGGGAACTCAGGCGCATGGAGGGGGCTCTCTGATGTCACTCATGGATGACCTCCTTGAGGGTAAGATAAAGCTCTATGAACTTGAAAGGCATGTACCTGTTGATGAGGCTGTCAGGATAAGAAGGGAGTTCATTGAGAGGGTCTCAGGTGCCAGGCTTGAGCATGTATCCCACTATACAATTGACATGGATAGGGCGTCAAGGAGGAACATTGAAAACCCCATAGGTGTCGTTCAGATCCCCCTGGGGGTTGCCGGGCCACTGCTGGTTAAGGGTGAATATGCAGACGGCGAGTACTATGTACCCCTTGCAACCTCAGAGGGTGCACTGGTGGCCTCTGTGAACAGGGGTTGCTCGGTGATCACAGGGGCCGGGGGTGCATCTGTAAGGATAACAGGCGACTCTATGACAAGGGCCCCTGTTATAAGGACTGGTTCTACTGTTGAGGCTTTAAAGCTCAGGGAATGGATCCGGGAGAACATTGATGCCCTCAGGGAGGAGGCGGAGTCAACAACGAGGCACGGGAAACTCATAAAGATAGACCCGATTATCGTGGCGGGACCCTACGTTTACCCCAGGTTCGTATACACAACAGGGGATAGTATGGGGATGAACATGGTCACCATCGCCACAGAGAAGGCCCTTGAACTCCTCACAGAGGAGACAGGTGCCCATGTGATTGCCCTGAGTGGAAACCTCTGCACCGATAAGAAACCGGCATCCATAAACCTGGTTGAGGGTCGGGGTAAGAGCATCAGTGCAGAGGTAACTGTACCAGGGGAGATGGTTGAGAGTGTCCTCAAGACAACACCAGAGGCTGTTGTTGAGGTTAACACCGCAAAGAACCTTCTGGGATCAGCCCTCGCTGGGAGTATGGGGTTCAATGCCCACTATGCCAACATAATAGGGGCTATATTCCTTGCAACGGGACAGGATGAGGCCCACATTGTTGAGGGTAGCCTGGGGGTTACCGTTGCAGAGGAGAAAAACGGTGACCTTTACTTCTCCGTCAACCTCCCTGATGTGCCCCTTGCAACTGTTGGGGGTGGCACGGGACTTGAGACGGCATCCGAGTGCCTTGATATCATGGGTGTCGGGGGTTCAGGGGGTGTCCATGAGTTTGCAGAGATCGTGGGGGGAGCTGTCCTTGCAGGTGAACTCTCCCTAATGGGCGCCCTTGCAGCCGGACACCTTGCACGTGCACACAGTGAACTGGGGAGGGGTTAATCTCATTGACTGAAATTGGGATGGATGATCAGAGATGGATATACGTGAATTTCTTCATGAGTACATCAACATGAGCCGCTACGTGGCTCTCGGGACACTTGACGGTATACTGGCTGTGATGGGTGTTACACTCACCGCCAGTGGAGTTGCAGGTGCAGGTGGTCTCAGTGTGGAAAACCACCTCATAGCCCTGACAGGACTCAGTGGTGGCGTGGCCCTTGCAATGTCCAATGC encodes the following:
- the hmgA gene encoding hydroxymethylglutaryl-CoA reductase (NADPH), producing the protein MSLMDDLLEGKIKLYELERHVPVDEAVRIRREFIERVSGARLEHVSHYTIDMDRASRRNIENPIGVVQIPLGVAGPLLVKGEYADGEYYVPLATSEGALVASVNRGCSVITGAGGASVRITGDSMTRAPVIRTGSTVEALKLREWIRENIDALREEAESTTRHGKLIKIDPIIVAGPYVYPRFVYTTGDSMGMNMVTIATEKALELLTEETGAHVIALSGNLCTDKKPASINLVEGRGKSISAEVTVPGEMVESVLKTTPEAVVEVNTAKNLLGSALAGSMGFNAHYANIIGAIFLATGQDEAHIVEGSLGVTVAEEKNGDLYFSVNLPDVPLATVGGGTGLETASECLDIMGVGGSGGVHEFAEIVGGAVLAGELSLMGALAAGHLARAHSELGRG